A stretch of DNA from Parvularcula bermudensis HTCC2503:
ACTTCTCCGAGGAAGGCCTGAAGCGCGCGGCCCAATCGGTGTCGGCCATCAAATCCGGCCATGGCGGCAGCATTGCGGACGGTCCCGTGCGCACCAATCGGCACCTTTACAGCGACGAGAGCCCGCTGGCCGGTCTTGCCTTCGATCGCAAGGTTGGGCTCCTCTCCGAAATCGATGCTTATGCCCGAGCAAAGGATCCACGGGTCCGACAGGTCTCGGCTTCCCTGACCGGCGAGTGGCGCGTCGTCGAAATCGTCCGGCCCGGCGGCCATATCGTGCGCGATATCCGACCATTGGTCCGCCTGAACGTCAGTGTCACGGCCGGCGAGGGGGATCGCCAGGAAAGCGGCTCCACGGGGGCCGGTGGCCGCGAGGGCTACAGCCGATTGATCGCGCCCGATTTCTGGCAATCCCAGGTCGACGAAGCGCTCCGCCGCGCCCTCGTTAACCTCGAAGCGGTCCCCGCCCCTGCCGGGGAAATGCCGGTTGTCCTTGGCCCGGGGTGGACCGGCGTCCTGCTGCACGAGGCGGTGGGCCACGGGCTTGAGGGCGATTTCAATCGAAAGAAAACCTCCGCTTTCGCAGGTCTTTTGGGCGAAAGGGTCGCAGCGCCGGGAGTTACCGTCATCGATGATGGCACCCTTGAGGGGCGGCGGGGCTCTCTGACCGTCGATGATGAAGGCACGCCCACCGAAAAAACCGTGCTGATCGAGGACGGTATTCTCAAAGGCTTCATGCAGGATCGCCTGAATGCCCGCCTCAGCGGCGTGGCCCCCACCGGGAACGGTCGTCGAGAGAGTTTCGAATATGCACCGATGCCGCGGATGACCAACACCTATATGCTCGGGGGCGCCTATGATCAGGGCGACCTGATCGAGAGCGTCAAGGACGGTATTTTCGCCGTGAATTTTTCCGGCGGCCAGGTCGACATCACATCGGGTAAGTTCGTCTTTAACTGCACCGAAGCCTATAAGATCGAGAACGGCCGCCTTGGCGCGCCACTCAAGAATGTCGCCCTGATCGGGGATGGCCCCACCGTGATGCGCCAGGCATCGATGATTGGGAACGATTTCTCGCTCGACCCTGGGGTCGGGGTCTGCGGCAAGGCGGGTCAGGGCGTGCCGGTGGGGGTCGGCCAGCCCAGCCTGAAGATCGATCGTTTGACCGTCGGGGGCGCCGCCGCTTAAGGCCCGATCGCCGATTAAGCCGCGCTGGCGCGCAGTTTCCGTTCGGCCATCACCTCGTCATAGGCGGCATTGATCCGCGCACTTACGACCCTTGCGGCGGCGATAATCTCCTTGTCGAGATCGAGAGACGCCAAGCGATCAGGATGGGACGCCTTGAGACGTTTCATCCAAGCGGCCCGCAATTCTTCATCACTTGCGGAGGGATCGACGCGGAGCAGCGTGTAGGGGTCGGTCTTGGGGGTTCCCGTACCACTGGACTCCGCGTCGTCCGCATGGGCCGGGACGACGGCGGCGATTTGCCCCTTCGCCACGACTTCCACGCCTGCATGGGTTTCGATGGGGACAAATTGGCGCGTATCGTTCAAGAGATCGGAGATGCGCTCTCCACCGGCGACGAACAACGCGCCTTCGATCGTCCGGCCAGAGGCCAGCGTGATAATGACCGGAACTTCGGTCCGTTTCCGTCGAATTTCTGTTTTCTCGAACATATCCGCCTTCCCGCAGGGCCGATGCACGAAAAAGAGGCTGCAAGGAGAATGCCAGAGCCGGGTGACGCCCCTAGGGTGAGCCCTGCCCAGCTTGAGGCCTCGACATCGCAGCCCAAGGGCGAAAAAACCGTCACGAAGATGAGAACACGCTTTGCCCCTTCGCCCACTGGATATCTCCACTTGGGCCATGCCTTTTCCGCCCTGTTGGCCCATCGGACGGCATTGTCCCTCGGCGGGACCTGTCTTTTGCGAATCGAAGACATCGACCACACACGCTGTCGTCCCGTCTTTGAAAGCGCCATTTTCGAGGACCTGGCCTGGCTGGGGATGACCTGGCCCCAACCGGTGGTGCGCCAATCCTCAAGGCTTGCCCACTATGACGAGGCCCTCGCAGGGCTCCTCGACCGGGGGCTCGTCTATCGCTGCTTTCGCTCTCGCGCCGATCTTGCCGAGGCCGCGTCGGCTCCCCACGGGCCCATCGGCCCGGTTCTGAGGGCCGGCCCCCTCCCCCCGCGACAGGAGCGGGCGCTTCTGGACGCGAAGGAGCCTTTTGCCTGGCGGCTCTGGAGCGATGAGGTGCGCGCCTATCTTGGGGCTGAGCTCTCGCATCTCAGCGCGACGGCGTGGACTCCTGCAGGCATGCACCATATCCCCGTCGACCTCGCGGCCGTCGGCGATGTCGTCCTGGGCCGGAAAGATCTGGGCACAAGCTATCACCTCGCCTCAGTCATCGACGATATCGACCAGACCGTGAGCCATGTGATCCGGGGGGAGGACCTGGCACCGATCGCCGGCCTCCATCGGCTTCTCTATCGCCTGTTCGAGGCGGCGGCACCCGTCTATTACCACCATCCCCTCATCCTAGGACCTCAGGGCAAAAGGCTGGCGAAACGAGATCAGGCCGAAACCCTGCGGGCCTATCGTGAGCGTGGCGTTACCCCAGACCGGCTTAAGGCCCGGCTGGGCCTCGACACGACCGTCCTGCCCTTCTCGAACGGCCTATCTCAGACCCGCCCACAGGACCGTTGATCGATAAGGACAGCGAGGCAACCGCATCGATCGACCTTGCGACCGATCCGTAGACGGTTCAACTGGTCGAGCCTTTCTTCTAGCTTGGTGATGCGTGCGTCGAACGCGTAATCATCCCGCCTGTCCTCGACCACCGCACAGGCATGGGCAACGGTCGTCCGTTCCCGGCCGAACGCCTCCGCAACTTCATTGTATGTGAGCTGATAGACAACATGGGCTAGATACATCGCCACCTGCCGCGCAAAGGCGATAGGGGCCTTTGCCCTACTCGCGCCCATCATCTCATCCTCAGATACTCCAAACTCTCCCGCGACGAGCCGACGCGCCGTAAAGGCGTGCCAGTTCACTTCGTCGCCTGTCGCACTGCCCTGCGTCATGGCCGACTCCTAGTGTCTGCAAAAGCCGAACAAATCTCCGGCTGCATGAATATAGTCTACACAACCGAGGCGAGGATAAGTTTAAGAGCAAATATTTTTCTTGGGGCGAATTGTCTTCATTCGGTTAAAGACTTCGACAACTAATCTTTCGATTTCGTCAGCGCGCAAAGTAAACCGAGAAGAGCACGACACCGAGGACTATTGCCGTCGTCAAGGCAGTGTACCCCACCGGCCAGGTTCGTGCCATGCGACCTTCAGGGCCGTGGGAATAATAAAGGCGGGATACCATCGCTTGGACCCCCTGGCTGATCACGCCCCAAACCGCATGCCATAGAGATGCTGTCACGCTGACACTCAGCAAGAGGAGCGACTTCCCCGGAACTCGCCAGAGCCAATCGACATCGACCACTGGCGTGCGACGCGCCACCGGATAGACACCCAGTCGATAGAGAACCGCAAAGGTCAGGACGGCGCCGAGAACGAGCTGTAATTGAGCGGTCACATGTCCCCAGCTGAAGGCGTGATAGTCAGTCTCGTAGGGGAGTATCGCCTCCAGCAGATCGGGACGGACACCGATCAAAATCGACAGCCCCGCGGCCATCCCCATGGCGATCATCATCGGCGCGGGCGCCTCCTCAGGGCGCCGCTGACCGGTGCGGGAAGGCGCAAAGCGGTCGGTGGCGAAAAAGGCAAAGAAAGGCACGCGGATCCCTGAATTCTCCACAACCCCCGCACTGGCGATCAACAAAAGGGTATAGACCCAGATAAGATGCGCCTCCGAGGCGGCCCCGGTAATCATGCTCTTGGTGATAAAGCCCGAGAAGAGCGGCACCGCCGACGTCGCAAAGGCCGCCACCAGGCAAAAACCCGCCGTCCAGGGCATCGATTTGTGCAGCCCCCCAAGCTCACTCGCTCGGGTCGTCCCCGTACGAAGTAATACGGCTCCCATGCTCATAAAGAGAAGCGCCTTGTAAAGGATATGGATGAAGGCATGGGCAGCGGCGCCATTGATCGCGAGCGGCGTCCCGATTCCCACCGCGCAAACCAAAAAGCCAAGTTGGACATTGAGGGCATGGGCCAGAACCTTCCGCAGATCATCCTCGAGTAAGGCAAAGAGGAGCGGGAAAAGCGCCATGGCAACGCCTATTCCGATCAGGAGGTCGAGTCCGGCGAAACTGCGCGCCAGGGCATAGATCGCCAATTTCGTCGTGAAGGCGGAGAGGATAACGGCGCCAACGGCCGATGCCTTGGGATAGGTGTCCGGTAGCCATGTATGGACAAGGGGGAAGGCCGCCTTGATCGCGAAGCTGGCAAGGATCAGCAGCGCGGCGAGATTGAGGGCCCCGGCCTCATCCCAGAGCGACAAGGCGCCGAAGGTGAGATCTCCGCCCTGCCCCCAGACAAGCACCACCCCTGTGAGCAGAAGAAGGCCGGAGAAAACATGCAAGACCAGGTAACGGACCCCGGCAAAGGTCGCCTCCTTGGTGCCCGCCTGCCAGATGATGAAAACAGACGATAGCGCCGCCGCTTCCCAAAAGAAGAAGAGGGTCAAGAGGTCGCCGGCAAGGGCGCCACCAATCGCTGACCCCGCATAGATCAGCCCCGTTGAGGCCTCCACACGCGTGGCATGGCGCCAGCCGTAAATGACGTTCAGGAACCCGGCAATCGTAAAAATCAGGGCAAAGACGAAGCTGAGGCGGTCCACCCTGACCGTGGTCATCTCAAAGTCGAGGATCGACCATGCGCCGTAAAGTCTCTGCCCCCCGATCTCCGGCACGCCATAGGCCAAGAGATGGAGGAGACCTGCGCCCATGGCGACAAGGCCGATGAGGTTCCGTCCCGCTCTGGGGAGGAAAAGGGCCAATAGCCCAAGGGCCATAACAATCGCCGCCGGAGACCAATCGAGGGGGAAGGGAGTCATGCGCGCCCTCCCCTGTCGCCTTCGTCCGACACCGCTTTATCCGCCTTAGGGCCATAAGGCTCAGAGGCGCCCGAGAGGAGGGGGGCCAGCACACGGCCGACCGCAACGAGAAGAAGGAAGCCAAGGATCCCCAGACTGGCGTAGAACGCCGGAAAGTGATCCGCCGCGGCGCCAAGAAGCCCGGCAAAGCCGGTCTTGCCGTCGAAATGCGGCTTATAGACCATAAGCCCATTCATGCCGAGAATGACGCCGGCCCCAAGGGTCAAAATGAAGCCGCCGACAAGCCCCCCCCCTACCAGTCGCCGGGTGAAGGGGCGGTCCAAGAGCGATTGCTCATCGGATGGCAGGCTGGGTTGGCGATCGCTCATTGTCCACCTCCTCCAACAAGGGGGGCAAGATAATCGAGAAGACCGTCCATCGCGAAGAAGAGGACGATCGTCCCCACCCCAGTGAGTGTCAGAGGGATAAGACAAAAGATCGGCGCCTCCCGAACCCCTGGCTTCATCCCTGGGGGCGGCGGGTCGGTGAACGCTCTGATCGCCGGGGTCAACAGATAGACGATATTCATCAATGAAGAGAGGATCAGTACCGCAAAGACCAATTGGTGCCCCGCATCCATCGCACCGACCATCAGCAGAAATTTCGGCCACGTCCCGGCCAGCGGCGGCAAGCCAATGATTGAGCAGGCGCCGACAATATACATCGTCCAAGTCAACGGCATGGCGCGGCCCGTGCCCCGCATATCCGAGATCAAAGACAG
This window harbors:
- the tldD gene encoding metalloprotease TldD, with amino-acid sequence MTFSFFDRTDLHQDRTQRLLDDTLTGCDDGELFLQFSQSEAFVYDDGHLKTASYDTAQGYGLRAVLDETTAYAHSSDFSEEGLKRAAQSVSAIKSGHGGSIADGPVRTNRHLYSDESPLAGLAFDRKVGLLSEIDAYARAKDPRVRQVSASLTGEWRVVEIVRPGGHIVRDIRPLVRLNVSVTAGEGDRQESGSTGAGGREGYSRLIAPDFWQSQVDEALRRALVNLEAVPAPAGEMPVVLGPGWTGVLLHEAVGHGLEGDFNRKKTSAFAGLLGERVAAPGVTVIDDGTLEGRRGSLTVDDEGTPTEKTVLIEDGILKGFMQDRLNARLSGVAPTGNGRRESFEYAPMPRMTNTYMLGGAYDQGDLIESVKDGIFAVNFSGGQVDITSGKFVFNCTEAYKIENGRLGAPLKNVALIGDGPTVMRQASMIGNDFSLDPGVGVCGKAGQGVPVGVGQPSLKIDRLTVGGAAA
- a CDS encoding J domain-containing protein produces the protein MFEKTEIRRKRTEVPVIITLASGRTIEGALFVAGGERISDLLNDTRQFVPIETHAGVEVVAKGQIAAVVPAHADDAESSGTGTPKTDPYTLLRVDPSASDEELRAAWMKRLKASHPDRLASLDLDKEIIAAARVVSARINAAYDEVMAERKLRASAA
- the gluQRS gene encoding tRNA glutamyl-Q(34) synthetase GluQRS translates to MPEPGDAPRVSPAQLEASTSQPKGEKTVTKMRTRFAPSPTGYLHLGHAFSALLAHRTALSLGGTCLLRIEDIDHTRCRPVFESAIFEDLAWLGMTWPQPVVRQSSRLAHYDEALAGLLDRGLVYRCFRSRADLAEAASAPHGPIGPVLRAGPLPPRQERALLDAKEPFAWRLWSDEVRAYLGAELSHLSATAWTPAGMHHIPVDLAAVGDVVLGRKDLGTSYHLASVIDDIDQTVSHVIRGEDLAPIAGLHRLLYRLFEAAAPVYYHHPLILGPQGKRLAKRDQAETLRAYRERGVTPDRLKARLGLDTTVLPFSNGLSQTRPQDR
- a CDS encoding helix-turn-helix domain-containing protein, which encodes MTQGSATGDEVNWHAFTARRLVAGEFGVSEDEMMGASRAKAPIAFARQVAMYLAHVVYQLTYNEVAEAFGRERTTVAHACAVVEDRRDDYAFDARITKLEERLDQLNRLRIGRKVDRCGCLAVLIDQRSCGRV
- a CDS encoding Na(+)/H(+) antiporter subunit D, giving the protein MTPFPLDWSPAAIVMALGLLALFLPRAGRNLIGLVAMGAGLLHLLAYGVPEIGGQRLYGAWSILDFEMTTVRVDRLSFVFALIFTIAGFLNVIYGWRHATRVEASTGLIYAGSAIGGALAGDLLTLFFFWEAAALSSVFIIWQAGTKEATFAGVRYLVLHVFSGLLLLTGVVLVWGQGGDLTFGALSLWDEAGALNLAALLILASFAIKAAFPLVHTWLPDTYPKASAVGAVILSAFTTKLAIYALARSFAGLDLLIGIGVAMALFPLLFALLEDDLRKVLAHALNVQLGFLVCAVGIGTPLAINGAAAHAFIHILYKALLFMSMGAVLLRTGTTRASELGGLHKSMPWTAGFCLVAAFATSAVPLFSGFITKSMITGAASEAHLIWVYTLLLIASAGVVENSGIRVPFFAFFATDRFAPSRTGQRRPEEAPAPMMIAMGMAAGLSILIGVRPDLLEAILPYETDYHAFSWGHVTAQLQLVLGAVLTFAVLYRLGVYPVARRTPVVDVDWLWRVPGKSLLLLSVSVTASLWHAVWGVISQGVQAMVSRLYYSHGPEGRMARTWPVGYTALTTAIVLGVVLFSVYFAR